The region AACCGGTTTCGCTGACAATCACGATTAATCGCGATCAGCAATTGCTCGTGGGCGGCAAGCCGGTCGATCAAGACGCACTGCCGTCGCTTTTCGCGGGAGTATTCGAACGTGAAGGTAAGACCGCTTCGTTGCGGATTCGAACCGACGGGGCCGTACCCTACCAGGTTGTCGAACCTGTGCTGCATGCATCCGCATCGGCAGGCGTGCTGGACATCAAGTTAGCCGTCAAGGATTAGCGGAGCAGAATCATGAGACTGCCTGCGGCAAGAGCGAGTGGCGAGCTTGAAGTGAAGATGACGCCGATGATTGACGTTGTCTTTCTGTTGCTGATCTTTTTCGTTTGGACCAGCAGTTTTGAAACGCCCGAATATGATCTTCCCGGCGCGATTTCTAAGAAACCCGAAGGCGGAAGCATCGCAAATACCGATGTGCCGCCGCCGATCGAACCGTATGACGAGGTCATCGTCCGATTGCGTATGCGTAACGGTTTGGTGGCGATTCAGATCGCCGGTGATGAAGTCAGCTCGTTCGATGAATTGCACGAGCGTTTAGAGGCGATCGTTGCCTTGGGGGTTCAGCCACCTGTGATTATCGATCCCGAAGGCACCGTGCAAATGGAGCAAACGGTGAAAGCCTATGACGTAGCGCGCGCGGCGGGTGCCGATCGAGTGTTGTACGCGACATCTGAACGTTGACGTTTCCGGTCGCTGTGAGAACTAAATCGCGAATCGGTAATGCGCAAGAGACTGCAATTGCCGTGATCCGGGTTTTGGTTCCGATTTGGATACAGCGTTGACCACGTTCATTGGTTAACCGGGGGCACCGAACGCGTTGGCAGGGCCACGGCGTCGGTTGCCGTTCCGATTGGGAGAGTTCGGAGCCTGCACGTTACCAGGCTGAATCGGTTGACCCGGCTGATTGGCATCCGGGCCAGGTTGCGATGGGGTGATCCTGCTGCCGAACGCTTGTAGGACCTTTTCGATCGCTTCATCGCTGGTTTTACCCGAGACCGAGATGATTTGCATGTCGCCGGCAGGTTTTGCGGCCATGTCCAATTGATTGATCATGTCGACGACAAGTTCGAGTAGAGGTTCACCTTCGGCGCTGACTAGCAAGGTGTTGCCGATCGCATCGACACCCATCGACAGCTTGCCTTTGAACGAAAAGTCTACGTCTCCACCATCGCGTCCGTTCTCACTGTCGACCAAGCCGCTTCCCTGTTGGCGGTCCCGTCCTGATGATTTTGATGCACCTGGACCGCTTTGGCCTGGCTGATTTCCACCGCCTCCGTTTCCACCGCGGTTGAAGGTTTTATCGTTGCTGCTGAGCAGGTCGCGATACGCTTCTTTTACAGTCTCAGCGATACTTGAAGCACTTCCGTATTCGACTTTTACCAACTTGGTATAACGCATGCGGCGTTTGTTTGCCGGTTCGGCGACGTCCCACAGTTTGATTAGTTCGGCAATGGTTTTCAGCTGCGAGGAAGTGGCTCCGCTGACAACAATCGTGTTGGTATCGGGGTCATAAACAAACCGCAGCTTGTTTGCTTTACCGAGCCCTGAAGGACTGTCATCGTTTTGCTGATCGAAACCATAGATCCAGCGATAGAAACCGTTGTTGGAATCTTCGTCCTCTTCTTCTTCGAAGTACTCTTCCAGGTTCAGTTGAACGTATCCCGCTGACTGGTGTTTGATCTTGAAGACGTGGTAAGGGCGTTTAGGTGGAGCGAATTGCAGCATCAAGTTCTCGAGGCGATCGAGAGCTTTGGGATCCGACCCGACAATGACTAGGTTGCCATCTTCGTCCAGTTCAATGCTGATACCGGTGCCGGGTTCGACATCTGAGGACTCGGCCGCATTACCCTCTGCATTGCGTTGGATTTGATCTGAGTTCTGGAATAGGCGATCAAAATCTGCCGAGGATTGGACCTGCGATCGTATTTTAGGCGAGTCTGCATTGGTGTCGCCTTCGGCATCACTTTCGCCGTTGTCGCCGGATTGATTCGCGACTTGGGTCCGCGTCAACATCACGATCGAAACGTCCGCCGAAGCATTGCGAGATGAAGCTTCTAGGTCATCGGTCTTGGGCGCAGGCGTATCGTTGTCGGTCGAATCATCGTCATCCGATTCAGTTGTTGTAGAATCGGCTGGAGAGTCGTCGATGATCGGATCGACAAATTCGTCTGCGTTCGGAAGCTCAAGAGGCGTGTTCGATATTTGCGACCATTGTTGCTGCAGCCGAAGCAAGTATTCGTAGGTTTCTGGTGCGGACGACGCGTCGATTCGCCGAACCATGCTTTGGCTTCCACCGGGCGGCGGCAGCTCACCGAGTTTGACTAGCAGGTTTCGGACCTGTTCCATTTCGGACTCATTTGCCCACAGTAAAACTTGGCGGTAGCGGGCATTGGCAGCGACTCGAAACTGATCCTTGTCCTTCTTGTCATCGTTGTTTCCGCCGAAACCGTAATAGAAGTATCGCCGCGAGTTATTGTTGTCATCTTCGTCTTTGTCTTTGCCCATTAAAAACGAAATTGACTCGGCAACTTCGGTCGCGTCCAATCGTCGGAGTTGCAGGACTTCGAACGAACGTCCGCTACCGTCAAGCCGTTTGATGAGCCGTTCGATGATGTAGCGATCCGCAGCCGAGCCCGAAACGATCAAAGCATGATTGTTATCGTCCGCTTGGATTTGCGTAGCCGGTTCCAAGACATTCATTTGCGAAATGATTTCAATCAGCTTGTCGGGCGAGATTGAATACAGGCGAAACACATCGACTCGCGATTCGACATCCGACAAGGAATTGATTCCCTGGCCGGGGACATCGATGCGGGTGAGAAATTCGGTTGCCACCGCAATTCGATCGACCGGTGCGCGGATGAAGACCGAATTCTGTCGGGTGTTGGCGACAATCGAAATGTCAGGGGCTTTGCTTGCCGCCGGCTGTTGACCTCCGTTTTGACGTGCCATCTGTTGCATCATCTGCATCTGCTGCGGCGTCATCGGCGCCGCTTGTTTCTTCTCGACTCCCAGGAATTCTTCCAGCATCTTTTTGGCTACTTCGGCTGGAATGTGCCGCAGTTTAAATTCCGGGGCGAGTGCTTCACGGCTCGACTCATTTCGCTCTTGTGACAAGAGCCTAGCGATCTGTTGCAGGTTGATCGCCGCATCCATTGCTTCGAGTCGATTGGTTGTCGTTAATGCGGTGAGCTGACCGTTGCCACTGACCATCGGCTTAAGTTCTTCAGCCATCTTCTGGCTCGAAAGCCAACCCGTTTCCAGTGATACCCGCACGAACTTGTGTGGGGAAAGGTTTTCAAGGTCCGCTTCTGCGACACGTGGCACCATCGCTGGGTTGATCCCCTGTGTTTTCGCGACAGTGATCCCTCCAGGCATTTCCAGCAAGGTGTAGCCGCGTGCCAGCAAGTGGCGATTAAATAAGTCCTTGGTCTGTTCGACGGTGTAGCGACCCGGCGATCGCAAATTGACGCGGTCACCAGGAAGTTCCTGCCAGTCGAGCGGCTGGTCGGCGATTTGCGCGAGCCATTGAACCAAGTCGACCCAAGGCTGGTTCCGAAACTGGAACGCGACACGACCGTCCTCACCTACCGTCGCTTTAAGTTCCTGCGGATTGGCATCGCCAACTTTCTGATCGCCACGACGAATGATCTTTGGTTCTGGCGGTTCCTCTTTCTTATCTCCACCCGGAGCTGGGGCATTACCGTTTTCGCCGGGCTTTTGATTTGGATTTGGCGGCTGTGCTGGCTGTGGGCCAGTCGGCGTTGCTCCCGGTGGAACGACTGCGACCGGTTTTCCTCCTGGTCCAACCGCCATCACCGCTTGGGAATAAGCGGATCCAGAGGCAAGGCAGAGTGAGCCGATGAGGACAGCAAGGATTCGCATACCGAAATAAATGGCTCGGGAGGACGCTTGGGTTTTATGGAGAACACCCCGCCAGTATGGCCAGCTGGAAGGGTGTCGTCCAATCATTCAATCAAGGTAGACGATCCAAGATAGACGTTGTGTCTCTTTTTCGGGGCGATTTGGGTGATTTTTCACCAAAAAATCGCACTATCTGTCCGCTCCAGAGCTTTGCTAATTTCCCCACGGAAAACCAAGTGGACTGCATCGTCGAGTGACGCCCTGGACTAAGGATGCCAACCCGGCTTACCCGTTACATTTTGGCGGAAATCCTGAAGATTTTCGTCGTCGCGCTGATCGCACTGACGCTTCTGATCTTGTTGATCGGCGTCGGTCGGACGCTGTTGCGCGAAGGGTTGGGCCCTTTGGCAATCGTCCAGCTTTTGCCGTACCTGTTGCCGCTGTCATTGCAGTTCGCCTTTCCAGCGACAGCACTTTTTGCCGTTTCGTGTGTCTACGGACGGATGGCGGGTGATGGTGAGGTTTCCACGGTGAAGGCATCGGGGATTTCACCGCTGCGGATTCTGCAGCCAGCGTTTATCTTCGCGTTCTTGCTCAGCCCTTTCGCCGTCTATATCAGTGATTTGGCGGTATCCTGGGGGCGCCCTGGGATGAACCGAGTCGTCATGCTTTCGATTGAAGACATTGTGTATCGAAAGATGCGCAGTCAGCATTCGTACACCGATGACGGTTTCTCGATCCATGTGCGAGACGTCAAAGGGAAGATTCTCGAGTATCCGACGGTGACCATCCATAGTGGTGGCGTGCCGATGAAGTTCGAGGCTCGCGAAGGTCAGTTGTCATTGGACGTCGAAAGCGAGCAGTTGATGCTAAAGCTGGTCGATAGCCGCTGGGTGCGGGGCGACTCCCTTCAGATTATTGCCAACGGTCCGACGGAAGTTCCGATCCCGTTGTCTGAATCGCCGCAGGCGAAAGATCAGGAATCGACTCGCCCAGGCGATTTGCCGCTCTGCGTGATCAACGACGAGCGATTGCGACAGGATGCGCGAACGCACGAGGCGGCGGGTGAGCTTGCTGCCCAAACCAGTTTTTCGATTCTGACCAGTCGTTACGAAGAGATCGCCGACACCAAAGGACGCGATAGGCGGGCCGAACTGGATTCTTGTCGGCGTCGACTAATGCGATTGAAAATTGCGCCTTGGCGGCGATGGGCCGAGGGATTCAGCTGCTTTTTCTTCGTTTTGATCGGTGCCCCGCTGGCCATGATTTCAAGAACCAGCGACTACTGGACAACGTTTGGGCGGTGTTTTTTGCCAACCCTGCTGATGTACTACCCCCTGTTCATCCTGGGGCTCAACCAGGCAAAGGACGGCATGATCCCTCCCTATGGGGTCTGGCTGGGGAATGTAGCACTTGGCGCGATCGGAATGATTTTGGTGAATCGAGTCCGACGCTACTGAGCAAGTTGTCTGTCGCACCAGCTAGCGACAAACCGTTCTGAGAATAAACTGCGCGTTTCAGACCTCGCGATCGATCGTAATCTCCAGAGCTGGGTGTCTGAATTTCGGGGTATCTGCCGCGAGTTTTTGCCGCTGCTTTTCCGACGTCTTGTCTCTATTTCAACCGCACCATCAATTGCCTGCTATGACGAGTGCCGCAAGCCAATCATTTGTAAAAGCCGTCGAAGATCGCACCTGCAAGGTCGGCGTTATCGGGCTCGGCTATGTCGGTTTACCGCTGATTGACGCATTTATCAACGCGGGGTTCAGCTGCTTTGGTTTCGACGTTGATGCAAAGAAAGTCGACTCGTTGCTGGATGGGAAAAGCTACATCAAACACATCGGCGATGACAAAATCCAAGCTTGGCTCACGAAAGAGAAATTCGAGGCGAGTTCGGACATGTCACGATTGTCCGAACCTGATGTTCTGCTGATTTGCGTGCCGACACCTCTAGATTCGGCTCGCGATCCCGATCTGTCGTATGTGGTGGGTACCTGCGAATCAATCAGCAAGGCTCTTCGCAAAGGCCAATTGGTCGTTCTGGAAAGCACGACTTACCCGACAACGACTCGGGACGTCATGGTGCCGATTCTAGAGCAAAGTGGACTCACTGCCGGGCAAGATTTCTTTGTTGCCTACAGCCCGGAACGTGAAGATCCCGGCAACCCTGATTTCTCCGCTGCAGGCATTCCTAAGGTTGTCGGTGCTTTAAACGAAGATAGCCAAGCATGTGCTGCAGCGCTCTATGGCGCAGCTGTTGCCGGTGTGATTCCGGTAGGCAACTGTGAAATCGCAGAAGCAGCGAAAGTGCTGGAGAATATCTACCGAGCGGTCAACATTGCGTTGGTTAATGAGTTGAAAACACTCTTTGACAAGATGGACATCGATGTCTGGGATGTGATTAACGCCGCGAAGACAAAGCCATTCGGTTTTCAGGCGTTTTATCCCGGCCCCGGTTTGGGCGGTCACTGTATTCCGATCGACCCGTTCTACTTGTCATGGCTAGCTCGTAAGCAAGGCAGTACCGCCCGTTTCATCGAATTGGCTGGTGAAGTCAATCGATCGATGCCCACGTACGTCGTTTCGCGTACGGCGGAGTTTCTTAATGAATTCCGAAAGCCGATCAATGGCAGCAAGATTTGCTTGCTTGGAATGGCATACAAGAAAGACGTCGATGATCCACGTGAAAGCCCATCATTTGAATTGATGGAGTTGTTGTTGGAGCAAGGTGCAGAACTGAGTTACAGCGATCCACATGTTCCGTCGCTACCTCCAATGCGTCACTATGATCTGCCTGCGATGAACAGTCAGGAACTCACCGATGGGTTTCTCGCTAGCCAAGACGCTGTGTTAATCGCAACCGATCACTCCGCGTTTGACTATGACCAGATCGTCAAGCATAGCACTTTGGTCATCGATACTCGAAACGCGACGCAGGGTGTCAGCGACGGGCGCGAAAAAATCCGCAAGTGTTAGATGCTGAGCCGGTTTTATTTTCAGCGGCAGCCTTCGCGTCGGATGTAAAAAGCATCCAGCGCGTCAACGATCAGCCATTCCCTTGCGTGTTTTGAAAGCCGGTTTCTATGGCATCAGCCAAGGCGAAACCTGGTTTTTCATTTGGTTCCGAACCGGTAACGCGATCGGATTTTGGTAGTCCGGTGGGCGCATCGATTTGTCATCGGGTCCAATGTCTGGCAGCGGGAACGGGTCATGGATAACAGCATTGGCCTGTTGATAATTCATCGGACCCGGTGGTGCGATCCAGCCGCGTTGGACGGCCGTTTGGCAACCTGGTGCGACGACTAGCAGTGAGCACAGCGTCAGAGCGATTGGTGTTTTCTTCATCGATCGATTGTGTGTTGCCGCCGCCGAACCGTGATTGCCTTCTTGATGAATCTCACCGTAGCAAAATCGAGCGTTCTGTGTGTAGTCCGTTTTCGGTAGTCGCGATCTGGTCAGATGTTATCGAAGAGCCTGTGAGCTGCTGTGCGGATGCTCAGCAGACGCAGCAGCATTAGCCGTTCTTTGTGCATGATTTCGCGTGTGCGGAGTGAAGTCCCCCCGCGGTCAGTCCGCCTAGACTTTCACCGAACGAACATCAAAGCTGGCTTGTTTCTTAAGCGAACGTTCACGACGGTTCCCTATATTCCTCTGCATTCTCAATAACGGAACGAATTAACTCTGCACCGGTATTGCAGCTTGCTAAAGATCTCCTTGCTACAGACGAATGGTTCTCGAAAGGGCACGCGTTATCGTGTCGCCGGTTCGCCATTCCTTATCGGTCGAAACGACGAATGCGATTTGACCCTGGCATCGCGTACGGTCAGTCGCAAGCACTGCATGATTGTTTTTGACAGTTCCAGTGTCTTGGTCAAAGACTTGAAAAGCCGCAACGGAACCCAGGTAGGCGGATCCACCGCTTCACCTGACACTCCGGTGCAACTGTCCCACCATGGTGAGCTTCAAGTGGGGAAGTATTCGTTTCGTATATCGATACGTGACGCCACAACGAATGAGCCGTACCGCCCTTCGCTGATTGATCTATCAACTCTTTCGGGAGTCGATGGGGATGCTGGGGTGGAGACGCAGGAGGCGCAGCGGCTGATTAGCGAACTGGATGACTTGGCATCCAAGCTCGAACGTGCCGAACCAACCGCCCTCGGTGTGGGAATTCAATCTGCTGGTGGCTCCATCAATGAAGCCTCACAAACGAATGCGGATCGTACTTCTACTGAAGAAGCTTCAACGGAGATGCTGAGCAGGGCCATGGAAAACAGTGGCACAGAAGACAGCGTCGCCGATCGAAAGGACGCTGGTGACGAAGAGACGATCGAAGAGCAAGGTCCAAAGAAGCTTCCAGAGCACCTTCGTCCCAAGGCTCCTCGCGATAGTAAGGATGCGGCTGCGGTAGCCCTTCGAAATCTCTTTGTTCGCTAGTGCTTCGTTCCAAATCGATTTTAGGATTAGCCGTATGGCGTTAGCCACGGTTTCAGTGCAATAACCGCGGCTAACGCCCGTCGGCTGATGACCCGAACCCGTATTTTTATATGGAACGAAGCATTAGCCTGCTTCTCAGATCAGTTTGTTTGCTCTGGAAGAGGCGCATGGGACATGCACGAATTAAAACAGGGACGCGGTATTCCACGTCCCTGTCAGTACATTCATT is a window of Stieleria sp. JC731 DNA encoding:
- a CDS encoding ExbD/TolR family protein, whose amino-acid sequence is MTPMIDVVFLLIIFFLVSSHLARQESRLPVELPVAESHDPLSVEPVSLTITINRDQQLLVGGKPVDQDALPSLFAGVFEREGKTASLRIRTDGAVPYQVVEPVLHASASAGVLDIKLAVKD
- a CDS encoding ExbD/TolR family protein, which codes for MRLPAARASGELEVKMTPMIDVVFLLLIFFVWTSSFETPEYDLPGAISKKPEGGSIANTDVPPPIEPYDEVIVRLRMRNGLVAIQIAGDEVSSFDELHERLEAIVALGVQPPVIIDPEGTVQMEQTVKAYDVARAAGADRVLYATSER
- a CDS encoding secretin N-terminal domain-containing protein, whose protein sequence is MRILAVLIGSLCLASGSAYSQAVMAVGPGGKPVAVVPPGATPTGPQPAQPPNPNQKPGENGNAPAPGGDKKEEPPEPKIIRRGDQKVGDANPQELKATVGEDGRVAFQFRNQPWVDLVQWLAQIADQPLDWQELPGDRVNLRSPGRYTVEQTKDLFNRHLLARGYTLLEMPGGITVAKTQGINPAMVPRVAEADLENLSPHKFVRVSLETGWLSSQKMAEELKPMVSGNGQLTALTTTNRLEAMDAAINLQQIARLLSQERNESSREALAPEFKLRHIPAEVAKKMLEEFLGVEKKQAAPMTPQQMQMMQQMARQNGGQQPAASKAPDISIVANTRQNSVFIRAPVDRIAVATEFLTRIDVPGQGINSLSDVESRVDVFRLYSISPDKLIEIISQMNVLEPATQIQADDNNHALIVSGSAADRYIIERLIKRLDGSGRSFEVLQLRRLDATEVAESISFLMGKDKDEDDNNNSRRYFYYGFGGNNDDKKDKDQFRVAANARYRQVLLWANESEMEQVRNLLVKLGELPPPGGSQSMVRRIDASSAPETYEYLLRLQQQWSQISNTPLELPNADEFVDPIIDDSPADSTTTESDDDDSTDNDTPAPKTDDLEASSRNASADVSIVMLTRTQVANQSGDNGESDAEGDTNADSPKIRSQVQSSADFDRLFQNSDQIQRNAEGNAAESSDVEPGTGISIELDEDGNLVIVGSDPKALDRLENLMLQFAPPKRPYHVFKIKHQSAGYVQLNLEEYFEEEEDEDSNNGFYRWIYGFDQQNDDSPSGLGKANKLRFVYDPDTNTIVVSGATSSQLKTIAELIKLWDVAEPANKRRMRYTKLVKVEYGSASSIAETVKEAYRDLLSSNDKTFNRGGNGGGGNQPGQSGPGASKSSGRDRQQGSGLVDSENGRDGGDVDFSFKGKLSMGVDAIGNTLLVSAEGEPLLELVVDMINQLDMAAKPAGDMQIISVSGKTSDEAIEKVLQAFGSRITPSQPGPDANQPGQPIQPGNVQAPNSPNRNGNRRRGPANAFGAPG
- a CDS encoding LptF/LptG family permease, whose product is MPTRLTRYILAEILKIFVVALIALTLLILLIGVGRTLLREGLGPLAIVQLLPYLLPLSLQFAFPATALFAVSCVYGRMAGDGEVSTVKASGISPLRILQPAFIFAFLLSPFAVYISDLAVSWGRPGMNRVVMLSIEDIVYRKMRSQHSYTDDGFSIHVRDVKGKILEYPTVTIHSGGVPMKFEAREGQLSLDVESEQLMLKLVDSRWVRGDSLQIIANGPTEVPIPLSESPQAKDQESTRPGDLPLCVINDERLRQDARTHEAAGELAAQTSFSILTSRYEEIADTKGRDRRAELDSCRRRLMRLKIAPWRRWAEGFSCFFFVLIGAPLAMISRTSDYWTTFGRCFLPTLLMYYPLFILGLNQAKDGMIPPYGVWLGNVALGAIGMILVNRVRRY
- a CDS encoding nucleotide sugar dehydrogenase encodes the protein MTSAASQSFVKAVEDRTCKVGVIGLGYVGLPLIDAFINAGFSCFGFDVDAKKVDSLLDGKSYIKHIGDDKIQAWLTKEKFEASSDMSRLSEPDVLLICVPTPLDSARDPDLSYVVGTCESISKALRKGQLVVLESTTYPTTTRDVMVPILEQSGLTAGQDFFVAYSPEREDPGNPDFSAAGIPKVVGALNEDSQACAAALYGAAVAGVIPVGNCEIAEAAKVLENIYRAVNIALVNELKTLFDKMDIDVWDVINAAKTKPFGFQAFYPGPGLGGHCIPIDPFYLSWLARKQGSTARFIELAGEVNRSMPTYVVSRTAEFLNEFRKPINGSKICLLGMAYKKDVDDPRESPSFELMELLLEQGAELSYSDPHVPSLPPMRHYDLPAMNSQELTDGFLASQDAVLIATDHSAFDYDQIVKHSTLVIDTRNATQGVSDGREKIRKC
- a CDS encoding membrane or secreted protein; amino-acid sequence: MKKTPIALTLCSLLVVAPGCQTAVQRGWIAPPGPMNYQQANAVIHDPFPLPDIGPDDKSMRPPDYQNPIALPVRNQMKNQVSPWLMP
- a CDS encoding FHA domain-containing protein, coding for MLKISLLQTNGSRKGTRYRVAGSPFLIGRNDECDLTLASRTVSRKHCMIVFDSSSVLVKDLKSRNGTQVGGSTASPDTPVQLSHHGELQVGKYSFRISIRDATTNEPYRPSLIDLSTLSGVDGDAGVETQEAQRLISELDDLASKLERAEPTALGVGIQSAGGSINEASQTNADRTSTEEASTEMLSRAMENSGTEDSVADRKDAGDEETIEEQGPKKLPEHLRPKAPRDSKDAAAVALRNLFVR